The following proteins come from a genomic window of Paucimonas lemoignei:
- the metN_2 gene encoding ABC transporter ATP-binding protein: protein MSKVPKRGDAVIEVRGLCNRFGSQSVHENLDLDVYKGEILAVVGGSGSGKSVLLRSIVGLRRPDEGSVQVFGQDMQTLSEQARSQVERRFGVLFQKGALFSSLTLTENVALPLIEHAGLSRDEAEHLAGVKLALAGLPLSSAHKYPASLSGGMIKRAALARALALDPDILFLDEPTAGLDPIGAAAFDQLILTLRDALGLSVFLVTHDLDTLYTITDRVAVLSQKRVLVADRIDKVSATPDAWIHEYFHGPRGRAAYSASMQKEV from the coding sequence GTGAGCAAGGTGCCGAAACGCGGTGATGCGGTGATTGAAGTGCGCGGGCTGTGCAATCGGTTCGGGTCGCAGAGCGTGCACGAGAATCTCGACCTGGATGTGTACAAAGGCGAAATCCTGGCCGTGGTGGGCGGCTCGGGGAGCGGGAAATCCGTGCTGTTGCGCAGCATCGTTGGCTTGCGCCGCCCCGATGAGGGCAGTGTTCAGGTGTTCGGGCAAGATATGCAGACTCTGTCAGAGCAGGCGCGCTCGCAGGTTGAGCGGCGCTTCGGCGTGCTGTTTCAGAAGGGCGCCCTGTTCTCGTCGCTGACCCTGACCGAGAATGTCGCGCTGCCGCTGATCGAGCACGCCGGGCTCAGCCGCGATGAGGCTGAGCATCTGGCCGGGGTGAAACTGGCGCTGGCCGGGCTGCCGCTGTCATCTGCGCATAAATACCCGGCGTCGTTGTCCGGCGGCATGATCAAGCGCGCTGCACTGGCTCGAGCGCTCGCCCTGGATCCGGACATCCTGTTCCTCGACGAGCCCACGGCAGGGCTTGATCCCATTGGCGCGGCGGCGTTCGATCAACTGATTCTGACCTTGCGCGACGCGCTGGGCCTGAGTGTGTTTCTCGTAACGCACGATCTGGACACGCTCTACACCATCACCGACCGGGTGGCGGTGCTGTCGCAAAAACGGGTGCTGGTCGCCGACCGGATAGACAAGGTCTCGGCCACCCCCGACGCCTGGATTCACGAATACTTCCATGGCCCGCGTGGCCGGGCGGCATACTCCGCATCTATGCAAAAGGAGGTCTGA
- a CDS encoding ABC transporter substrate-binding protein → METRAHHVLIGLFTVLVVAAALLFGLWLAKSSVDTAFKDYEVVFNEAVTGLSRGSAVQYSGIRIGDVIKLRLDPKDPRRVLAQIRIVGNTPIKQDTQAKLALTGITGGSIIQLSGGTPQSPELTGKDGSLPTIIASPSPIARLLNDSNDMMSSISQLMHNANTMFSPENVRNLSRTLAHLEQTTGAIADQRDDIRQSLKQLAQVGKQASATLDQTAALMRNANGLLNSDGKQMFSSAERAMKSLEQSSATINSVLNDNQRSLDTGLQGLSELGPAVRELRDTLSSLRAISRRLEANPSGYLLGSDKNKEFEP, encoded by the coding sequence ATGGAAACCCGCGCCCATCATGTGTTGATCGGCCTGTTCACGGTGCTTGTGGTGGCGGCTGCGCTGCTGTTCGGCCTGTGGCTGGCCAAGTCCAGCGTGGATACAGCGTTCAAGGATTACGAAGTGGTGTTCAACGAGGCGGTGACCGGCCTGTCCCGTGGCAGCGCTGTGCAGTACAGCGGGATCCGGATCGGTGACGTCATCAAGTTGCGGCTGGACCCCAAGGACCCGCGTCGAGTACTGGCGCAGATTCGTATCGTCGGTAACACGCCCATCAAGCAGGACACCCAGGCCAAGCTGGCACTGACCGGCATTACCGGCGGCTCGATTATCCAGCTCAGCGGCGGCACGCCCCAAAGCCCTGAGCTGACCGGCAAGGATGGCAGCCTGCCGACTATCATTGCTTCGCCTTCGCCTATCGCGCGGCTGCTCAATGACAGCAACGACATGATGAGCAGCATCAGCCAGCTCATGCATAACGCAAATACGATGTTTTCCCCGGAGAACGTGCGCAACCTTAGCCGCACCCTGGCCCATCTGGAACAGACCACCGGGGCGATTGCCGATCAGCGCGATGACATCCGCCAAAGTCTCAAACAGCTGGCGCAGGTGGGTAAACAGGCCAGTGCCACCCTAGACCAGACCGCCGCGCTGATGCGCAATGCCAATGGCTTGCTCAACAGCGATGGCAAGCAGATGTTCAGCAGCGCCGAGCGGGCGATGAAGTCGCTGGAGCAAAGCAGTGCAACCATCAACAGCGTGCTCAACGACAACCAGCGTTCGCTGGACACCGGCCTGCAAGGCTTGAGCGAGCTGGGCCCTGCGGTTCGCGAGCTGCGCGATACGCTGTCCTCGCTACGCGCCATATCCCGCCGCCTGGAAGCCAACCCCAGCGGTTACCTGCTGGGCAGCGACAAGAACAAGGAGTTTGAGCCATGA
- a CDS encoding putative lipoprotein, translated as MRAIMLLGRRERVREASRLPQRLANTLAPAGSSIASGLLLCCLALTSACSILPKSEPSDVYRLPVNAASASAAQPVKWSLRLARPKASETLDSPRIAVVPQGDVISSYKGVRWTDPAPVLWRNRLLDGFASDGRVQLLSTDDSNLQADFELGGELQAFQSEYRGQAIEVLIRLDARLVSDDQRIIATRRFEVRQPVSDKQVPAVVAAFGKASDGLTAQVLRWTVEQGEKHYIAVAPKNQ; from the coding sequence ATGAGAGCAATCATGCTGTTGGGTAGGCGCGAACGTGTTCGCGAAGCATCGCGTCTGCCACAGCGCCTCGCCAACACGTTGGCTCCTGCAGGGTCATCGATCGCCAGCGGATTGCTGCTGTGCTGCCTTGCGCTGACCAGCGCCTGCTCCATCCTGCCCAAATCCGAACCGTCCGACGTCTACCGTTTGCCCGTCAACGCAGCATCAGCCAGTGCGGCGCAACCGGTGAAGTGGTCGCTTCGGCTGGCCCGTCCCAAAGCCAGCGAAACCCTGGACAGCCCACGCATCGCCGTTGTGCCCCAGGGAGATGTCATCAGCAGCTACAAGGGCGTGCGCTGGACAGATCCGGCGCCCGTGCTGTGGCGTAATCGGTTACTCGATGGGTTTGCCAGTGACGGCCGCGTGCAGCTATTGAGCACGGACGACAGCAACTTGCAGGCGGATTTTGAGCTGGGTGGGGAGTTGCAGGCCTTTCAAAGTGAATACCGCGGGCAGGCCATTGAAGTGCTGATCCGCCTGGACGCGCGGCTTGTCAGTGATGACCAGAGGATCATCGCCACCCGCCGCTTTGAAGTGCGCCAGCCGGTCAGCGACAAACAGGTGCCTGCTGTGGTGGCGGCCTTTGGCAAGGCCAGTGATGGATTGACGGCCCAGGTGCTGCGCTGGACCGTCGAGCAAGGCGAGAAACACTACATCGCTGTAGCGCCGAAGAACCAGTAG
- the spmB gene encoding bifunctional spore maturation protein, fused SpmA/SpmB: MLNGLWLGFFLIAAVSAFGQWLIGGNAGIFAAMVESIFAMAKLSVEVMVLLFGTLTLWLGFLRIAEKAGIVDWLAKVLGPLFLRLMPEVPAGHPALGLITLNFAANALGLDNAATPIGLKAMRSLQELNPSPTSASNAQILFLVLNASSLTLLPVSIFMYRAQQGAVDPTLVFLPILLATSASTLVGLLSVAFMQRLRLWDPVVLAYLIPGALILGGFMALLATMSAAALAGLSSILGNLTLFGLIILFLVIGALRKVQVYEAFVEGAKEGFDVAKGLLPYLVAMLCAVGVLRASGALDLGLEGIRHLVQWLGLDTRFVDALPTAMVKPFSGSAARAMLIETMQTQGVDSFAALAAATIQGSTETTFYVLAVYFGAVGIQRARHAVGCALLAELAGVIAAIFVCYWFFGATAM; this comes from the coding sequence ATGCTCAACGGCTTATGGCTCGGTTTTTTTCTCATTGCGGCGGTGTCCGCATTCGGGCAATGGCTGATTGGCGGTAATGCGGGCATCTTTGCCGCCATGGTGGAGAGCATCTTTGCCATGGCCAAGCTGTCTGTCGAAGTCATGGTCCTGCTGTTCGGCACCCTGACGCTGTGGCTCGGTTTTCTTCGGATTGCGGAAAAGGCCGGCATCGTCGACTGGCTCGCCAAAGTCCTCGGGCCCTTGTTTTTGCGCCTGATGCCAGAAGTGCCAGCCGGGCACCCGGCGCTGGGGCTGATCACGCTCAACTTCGCGGCCAACGCCCTGGGCCTGGACAACGCTGCAACGCCCATCGGCCTCAAGGCCATGCGCTCGCTGCAAGAGCTCAACCCCAGCCCGACCTCTGCCAGTAACGCGCAGATTCTGTTTCTGGTACTCAACGCTTCGTCACTAACGCTGTTGCCGGTCTCGATCTTCATGTACCGCGCGCAACAAGGCGCGGTCGATCCCACCCTGGTGTTCCTCCCCATTCTGCTGGCAACCAGCGCCTCGACTCTCGTTGGCCTGCTGTCTGTGGCCTTCATGCAACGCCTGCGTCTATGGGACCCGGTGGTGCTGGCGTATCTGATCCCCGGCGCGTTGATCCTGGGTGGTTTCATGGCGTTGCTGGCGACGATGTCAGCCGCTGCCCTGGCCGGCCTGTCCTCGATCCTTGGCAACCTGACACTGTTCGGCCTGATCATCCTGTTCCTGGTGATCGGTGCGTTGCGCAAGGTGCAGGTTTACGAAGCGTTCGTTGAGGGCGCTAAAGAAGGTTTCGACGTCGCCAAAGGTCTGTTGCCGTATCTGGTGGCCATGCTCTGCGCGGTCGGCGTGCTGCGTGCCTCGGGTGCGCTGGATCTGGGCCTGGAAGGTATTCGCCATCTGGTGCAATGGCTGGGTCTGGATACCCGCTTCGTGGACGCGCTGCCTACGGCGATGGTCAAACCCTTCTCGGGCAGTGCCGCCCGGGCAATGCTGATCGAGACCATGCAGACCCAAGGCGTGGACAGCTTTGCGGCCCTTGCGGCGGCGACCATTCAGGGCAGTACCGAAACCACGTTCTATGTACTGGCCGTGTACTTCGGCGCAGTGGGCATCCAGCGTGCCCGCCATGCAGTAGGTTGCGCGCTGCTGGCGGAACTGGCTGGTGTGATCGCGGCAATCTTCGTCTGCTACTGGTTCTTCGGCGCTACAGCGATGTAG
- the ycfM gene encoding protein YcfM: protein MLSIRLCSIAAVALLATGCANNSPSLGSKNISYGDTKAVETVTNEFGSTDLQMIAESMTRSLAQSGILQGRPVVQVYDVKNKTSEYIDTREITTSIKTQLMKSGTARFASDNTQMQSQVDQLKLQNQSGLYKQSTVSKTGNMIAAKYRLEGSISSIVKRSSDYKDVFYKFSLQLIDVESGLAEWMDEKEIRKTTER from the coding sequence ATGTTGTCGATCCGCCTCTGCTCCATCGCCGCCGTCGCCCTGCTGGCCACTGGCTGCGCCAACAACTCGCCGTCCCTGGGCAGCAAGAACATCAGCTACGGCGACACCAAAGCTGTTGAAACCGTAACCAACGAATTCGGCTCTACCGATCTGCAGATGATCGCCGAGTCCATGACCCGCTCCCTGGCGCAATCCGGCATCCTGCAAGGCCGCCCGGTGGTTCAGGTCTACGACGTGAAAAACAAGACCAGCGAGTACATCGATACCCGCGAAATCACCACCTCGATCAAGACCCAACTGATGAAAAGCGGAACGGCTCGTTTCGCCAGCGACAACACTCAGATGCAAAGCCAGGTCGATCAGCTCAAGCTGCAAAACCAGAGCGGTCTGTACAAGCAATCAACCGTCAGCAAGACCGGTAACATGATCGCCGCCAAATACCGTCTGGAAGGCTCGATCAGTTCCATCGTCAAGCGCAGCAGTGATTACAAGGACGTCTTCTACAAATTCAGCCTGCAACTGATCGATGTTGAAAGCGGTCTGGCCGAGTGGATGGACGAGAAAGAAATTCGCAAGACCACGGAGCGCTAA
- a CDS encoding putative lipoprotein: MRIKILGVLALAVLAGCATPPPAPGSAASKVVALGDMKNIEVGAMRVARENGFLTVNVQLNNTSSYNKQMYYRFAWLGNDGFPVADAEAWKSVTLCGSQTSYLPAIAPVPKATDFRLEVKTP, translated from the coding sequence ATGCGTATCAAGATTCTCGGCGTACTGGCGCTGGCCGTGCTCGCCGGTTGCGCGACCCCACCACCGGCTCCCGGCAGCGCCGCGAGCAAAGTGGTCGCCCTGGGCGACATGAAAAACATTGAAGTGGGCGCGATGCGCGTCGCCCGCGAAAACGGTTTTCTCACTGTCAATGTTCAGCTCAACAACACCAGCAGCTACAACAAGCAGATGTACTACCGCTTCGCCTGGCTGGGTAACGACGGTTTCCCGGTAGCCGACGCAGAAGCCTGGAAAAGCGTAACCCTGTGCGGCTCGCAGACCAGCTACTTGCCCGCTATTGCACCTGTGCCGAAAGCCACTGACTTTCGCCTTGAAGTGAAGACGCCTTGA
- a CDS encoding putative lipoprotein, translating into MSSRAFTALALVAAVQLAGCSAFRSYDSELKETNQQLTTGNVDGALGILEKNNTGADKDLLYYFEKGELLRAKGDLEGSQTAWRAADLVVYTWEESVKLDTDKYLSQFGSFLVNDKVRRYEGYDYEKVMLTTQMALNLLAKNDFEGARVEIKKTHEREAVIAELRDKEYAKSEEEAESKGVKTQFKDLQGYPVASLDAPEVVGLKNSYQSAFSHYLSGFVYEAMGEKGLAAPGYRKAAELRPNTPLLDEALLKLDSAESKDGYSEVLIVVQSGFAPARDSVRIPLPLPISGNLVITPLSFPVIKPDTTTAAFTQIGLDGQQINLTKLNSTTDMSRRALRDDMPGIILRTTVRAITRGVAQKQLNDVNPLAGLAVGIASAITEGADTRTWRTLPDNTLVARLRLPQGTHQVVLPSSTGGTKVDVKVDQRYQVVALRAIGNQVYTDGLAAHVTPSAVQQAVATTKQP; encoded by the coding sequence ATGTCTTCTCGTGCCTTTACTGCGCTCGCGTTGGTTGCGGCTGTGCAACTCGCAGGCTGCTCCGCATTCCGTAGCTACGACTCCGAACTCAAGGAAACCAACCAGCAACTCACCACCGGCAATGTCGATGGCGCGCTGGGCATCCTTGAGAAAAACAACACCGGCGCCGACAAGGACCTCCTCTACTACTTCGAGAAAGGTGAACTGCTGCGCGCCAAGGGCGACCTCGAGGGCAGTCAGACTGCCTGGCGTGCAGCCGATCTGGTGGTCTACACATGGGAAGAGTCGGTCAAGCTCGACACCGATAAGTACCTGTCGCAGTTCGGCAGTTTTCTGGTCAACGACAAGGTTCGTCGCTACGAAGGTTATGACTATGAAAAAGTCATGCTGACGACCCAGATGGCCCTCAACCTGCTGGCCAAGAACGACTTCGAAGGCGCCCGCGTCGAGATCAAGAAAACCCACGAACGCGAAGCCGTGATCGCCGAGTTGCGCGACAAGGAATACGCCAAGAGCGAAGAAGAAGCCGAGAGCAAGGGCGTCAAAACCCAGTTCAAGGATTTGCAGGGTTACCCGGTCGCGTCACTGGATGCTCCAGAAGTGGTTGGCTTGAAGAACAGCTATCAGAGCGCATTCAGCCATTACCTGTCCGGTTTCGTCTACGAAGCCATGGGTGAAAAAGGCCTCGCCGCACCGGGTTATCGAAAGGCCGCAGAGTTGCGCCCCAACACGCCGCTGCTTGATGAAGCGCTGCTCAAACTCGACAGCGCTGAAAGCAAGGACGGTTACAGCGAAGTCCTGATCGTGGTTCAAAGCGGCTTTGCGCCTGCCCGCGACTCAGTGCGCATCCCGCTGCCACTGCCCATCAGCGGCAATCTGGTGATCACTCCACTGTCGTTCCCGGTGATCAAGCCCGACACCACCACGGCTGCCTTCACGCAGATCGGCCTCGATGGCCAACAGATCAACCTGACCAAACTCAACAGCACTACCGACATGTCCCGCCGTGCACTGCGTGACGATATGCCGGGGATCATTCTGCGCACCACGGTCCGGGCCATCACCCGCGGCGTTGCCCAGAAGCAGCTCAATGACGTGAACCCACTGGCTGGATTGGCGGTGGGAATCGCATCGGCGATTACCGAAGGTGCTGACACCCGCACCTGGCGCACCTTGCCAGATAACACACTGGTCGCGCGCCTGCGCCTGCCACAGGGCACGCATCAGGTGGTCCTGCCTTCTTCCACCGGTGGCACCAAAGTGGACGTCAAAGTCGACCAGCGTTATCAGGTCGTCGCGCTGCGAGCGATTGGCAATCAGGTCTACACCGACGGCCTCGCCGCGCACGTAACGCCATCGGCTGTGCAGCAAGCCGTCGCCACTACCAAACAACCCTGA
- a CDS encoding acetyltransferase: MPTSAAYPIQILPFDPADRQGVIDVIVPIQREEFGIAITAEDQPDLQAIPEFYQVGIGGFWVAKKDGQIVGTVGLKDIGNQQAALRKMFVSAPCRGRELSVAALLLNTLLQEAGKRGVKDIYLGTTDKFLAAHRFYEKHGFVEVAKAELPRSFPVMKVDSKFYLLHRDV, from the coding sequence TTGCCCACCTCAGCAGCCTACCCCATCCAGATTCTGCCCTTTGATCCCGCTGACCGGCAGGGCGTGATTGACGTCATTGTGCCGATCCAGCGCGAAGAGTTCGGCATCGCCATCACCGCGGAAGATCAGCCGGATCTGCAGGCGATTCCTGAGTTCTATCAAGTCGGCATCGGGGGCTTCTGGGTGGCCAAAAAAGATGGACAGATCGTCGGCACCGTCGGCCTCAAAGACATCGGGAATCAGCAGGCGGCGCTGCGCAAAATGTTCGTCTCGGCACCTTGTCGAGGCCGAGAACTTAGCGTCGCAGCGCTGCTGCTCAACACCTTGTTGCAAGAAGCTGGCAAGCGCGGGGTGAAAGACATCTACCTGGGCACCACCGACAAATTCCTCGCCGCGCATCGCTTCTATGAGAAGCATGGTTTTGTGGAAGTGGCGAAGGCAGAGCTGCCGCGGAGCTTTCCGGTGATGAAGGTGGATAGTAAGTTTTACCTGTTGCATCGGGATGTGTAG
- the csbX gene encoding major facilitator transporter codes for MSDQSTPNTALARFCEKTGIPYPMFWGFVGLLIFMIGDGVELGYLSPFLSERGMPADEIAMVFTIYGVTVGISSWLAGALSNIWGPKRVMILGLLIWSAFEVVFLIYGLSTLSYSMILLTYGLRGLGYPLFAYGFLVWIAAATPSRKMGMAVGWFWVAYAAGLPTLGSLVASISIPMIGAMATFWLSFALVVVGGVIGLVGMREAHGMQRLAPEGEKPMVSMAKNVTIMWKIPKVSLAGLVRVINTSSMFGFLVIMPGFFMHTVGFSLEEWLRLLTIVFVFNIIGNLASSIISTRIGYRNTILWLGAVGSTISTPLFFFMPQAFPNDFLIASVFGAFYGLTLACFVPLSALAPALAPHNKAAALSVLSLGAGASTWVGPAVVAIFQDSFGLEGVVWAFTGLYALSAVMTAFLKDPEPVFEPTLTKTQRKVRIRAPRLDYRWAHAVESK; via the coding sequence TTGAGCGATCAATCCACTCCGAACACTGCACTCGCCAGATTCTGCGAGAAAACCGGTATTCCCTATCCCATGTTCTGGGGCTTTGTCGGCCTGTTGATCTTCATGATCGGCGATGGCGTCGAGCTTGGTTACCTCTCCCCCTTCCTCAGTGAACGCGGCATGCCTGCCGATGAAATCGCCATGGTGTTCACCATTTACGGCGTAACGGTCGGCATCTCCTCATGGCTGGCGGGCGCCCTGTCCAATATCTGGGGCCCCAAGCGGGTCATGATTCTGGGCCTGCTCATCTGGAGCGCGTTTGAGGTGGTGTTCCTGATCTACGGCCTCTCGACCCTCAGCTACTCCATGATCCTGTTGACCTATGGCTTGCGCGGCCTGGGCTATCCGCTGTTCGCCTATGGCTTTCTGGTGTGGATCGCAGCCGCCACGCCGTCGCGCAAAATGGGCATGGCGGTTGGCTGGTTCTGGGTGGCTTATGCCGCCGGCCTGCCGACCCTGGGCTCACTGGTTGCCAGCATCAGCATCCCGATGATTGGCGCCATGGCGACCTTCTGGTTGTCGTTCGCATTGGTCGTGGTCGGCGGCGTGATCGGTCTGGTGGGCATGCGCGAAGCACATGGCATGCAACGTCTGGCGCCGGAGGGCGAAAAACCCATGGTGTCGATGGCGAAAAACGTCACCATCATGTGGAAGATTCCCAAGGTGTCCCTGGCCGGCCTGGTGCGGGTGATCAACACCTCATCGATGTTCGGCTTCCTGGTGATCATGCCCGGTTTCTTCATGCACACCGTGGGCTTCAGCCTGGAAGAATGGCTGCGCCTGCTGACCATCGTTTTCGTGTTCAACATCATCGGCAACCTGGCGTCGAGCATCATCAGCACGCGGATCGGCTACCGCAACACCATTCTGTGGCTGGGCGCGGTTGGCAGCACCATCAGCACGCCGCTGTTCTTCTTCATGCCGCAGGCCTTCCCGAACGACTTCCTGATTGCCTCGGTGTTCGGCGCCTTCTACGGCCTGACTCTGGCCTGCTTCGTACCGCTGTCGGCACTGGCCCCGGCGCTCGCTCCGCATAACAAAGCGGCTGCCTTGTCGGTATTGAGCCTCGGCGCTGGCGCATCAACCTGGGTAGGCCCCGCCGTGGTGGCGATCTTCCAGGACAGTTTCGGCCTCGAAGGCGTGGTCTGGGCATTCACCGGCCTTTATGCATTGAGCGCCGTGATGACCGCCTTCCTCAAAGACCCCGAGCCGGTATTCGAACCGACCCTGACCAAGACCCAGCGCAAAGTCCGCATCCGCGCGCCGCGTCTTGATTACCGCTGGGCGCATGCGGTGGAGAGTAAGTAG
- the argE_1 gene encoding acetylornithine deacetylase, producing MPLPSMKDQFAALIAAPSVSCTQPSLDQSNRAVIDLLAGWLGDLGFACDIQQVSPGKFNLLASFGTGPGGLVLAGHSDTVPFDGALWKTDPLKLTEVDNRWVGLGSCDMKGFFALVIEAVQPLLDKPFKQPLLILATCDEESSMAGARALADAGRPLGRAAVIGEPTGLKPIRLHKGVMMERIDILGRSGHSSDPSLGHSALEAMHDAISELKGLRQQWQLEYRNPQFSVPTPTLNFGCIHGGDNPNRICGQCSLEFDLRPLPGMDPSVLRAAIRQKLEPLAELHQVKIDYAPLFPEAPPFEQAADAELVRVAERLTGHRAEAVAFGTEAAYLQRLGCETLVLGPGDIACAHQPGEYLEMSRLQPTVRLLSQLIEHYCLSPQ from the coding sequence ATGCCTTTGCCGTCCATGAAAGACCAATTCGCTGCATTGATCGCTGCGCCCTCGGTGAGCTGCACCCAGCCGTCGCTGGATCAGTCCAACCGCGCGGTGATCGATCTGCTGGCCGGTTGGCTGGGCGATCTGGGGTTTGCGTGCGACATCCAGCAAGTGTCGCCGGGCAAATTCAATCTGCTGGCCAGCTTCGGCACTGGGCCTGGCGGGCTGGTGCTGGCGGGGCATAGCGATACCGTGCCGTTCGATGGCGCCTTGTGGAAAACCGACCCGCTGAAACTGACTGAGGTCGACAACCGCTGGGTCGGGCTCGGCAGCTGTGACATGAAAGGCTTCTTTGCGCTGGTCATCGAAGCGGTGCAGCCCTTGTTGGACAAGCCCTTCAAGCAGCCGCTGCTGATCCTCGCCACCTGTGATGAAGAAAGCTCCATGGCCGGTGCCCGCGCACTGGCTGACGCCGGTCGTCCTCTGGGCCGCGCCGCCGTGATCGGCGAGCCGACCGGGCTCAAGCCCATCCGCCTGCACAAGGGCGTGATGATGGAGCGCATCGACATCCTCGGCCGCAGCGGGCATTCATCCGACCCGAGCCTGGGGCACAGCGCCCTGGAAGCCATGCACGATGCGATCAGCGAGCTCAAAGGCCTGCGCCAGCAATGGCAGCTGGAATACCGCAATCCGCAGTTCAGCGTGCCGACCCCGACCCTGAACTTCGGCTGCATTCACGGCGGGGATAACCCGAATCGGATTTGCGGCCAGTGTTCACTGGAGTTCGACTTGCGGCCGCTGCCGGGCATGGATCCGAGCGTATTACGCGCCGCGATACGACAGAAGCTTGAACCGCTGGCGGAGTTGCATCAGGTGAAAATAGACTACGCGCCGCTGTTCCCGGAAGCGCCGCCCTTTGAGCAGGCTGCCGATGCGGAACTGGTGCGGGTTGCCGAACGTCTTACGGGGCATCGCGCCGAAGCCGTTGCCTTTGGCACCGAGGCGGCCTATCTGCAGCGCCTGGGCTGTGAAACGCTGGTGCTTGGCCCAGGCGATATTGCGTGTGCGCATCAGCCGGGCGAGTACCTGGAGATGTCACGTTTGCAGCCTACAGTGCGTCTGTTAAGCCAGTTGATCGAACATTACTGCCTGAGCCCGCAATGA
- the argA gene encoding amino-acid acetyltransferase, which translates to MHEYVNWLRHASPYINAHRERTFVVMLPGDGVDHPNFGNIVHDLVLLHSLGVRLVLVHGSRPQIESRLAARGLTPQYHRNLRVTDAATLECVIDAVGHLRIDIEARLSMDMAASPMQGSRLRVTSGNLVTARPIGVLEGVDYQHTGEVRRIDRKGINRLLDERHIVLLSPMGYSPTGEIFNIACEDVATRAAVDLGADKLLLFGEERGLMDEQGRLVRELRPQQVPAHILRLGTNYQAELLDAAAEACRGGVGRSHIVSYAEDGALLTELFTRDGGGTLVAQEQFELVREAAIEDVGGLMDLITPLEEQGILVRRSREVLEREIEQFSVVEREGLIIACAALYQIADSDAGELACLAVNPEYRHGGRGDELLERIETRAREKGLKTLFVLTTRTAHWFRERGFEPSSVDRLPAARASLYNFQRNSKIFEKAL; encoded by the coding sequence ATGCACGAATACGTCAACTGGCTTCGCCATGCTTCCCCTTACATCAACGCCCACCGTGAGCGCACCTTCGTGGTGATGCTGCCCGGCGACGGCGTTGATCACCCGAACTTCGGCAATATCGTCCACGACCTGGTGCTGCTGCACAGCCTCGGCGTGCGGCTGGTGCTGGTGCATGGCTCGCGCCCACAAATTGAAAGCCGCCTGGCGGCACGCGGGCTGACGCCTCAATACCACCGCAACCTGCGGGTCACTGACGCGGCGACGCTTGAGTGTGTGATTGATGCGGTCGGGCATCTGCGAATTGATATCGAAGCGCGCCTGTCCATGGACATGGCCGCCTCGCCGATGCAGGGCTCGCGGCTGCGCGTCACCAGCGGCAATCTGGTCACCGCCCGGCCCATCGGCGTGCTGGAAGGCGTGGATTACCAGCACACCGGCGAAGTGCGCCGTATCGACCGCAAAGGCATCAATCGTCTGCTGGATGAGCGCCATATCGTGCTGCTCTCGCCGATGGGGTATTCGCCAACGGGTGAGATTTTCAATATTGCCTGTGAAGACGTCGCCACTCGCGCCGCCGTTGATCTGGGCGCCGACAAGTTGCTGTTGTTTGGCGAAGAGCGCGGCTTGATGGATGAGCAAGGCCGACTGGTGCGCGAACTGCGTCCACAGCAAGTCCCGGCGCATATCCTGCGCCTGGGCACCAACTATCAGGCTGAGCTGCTCGATGCTGCCGCCGAGGCGTGTCGTGGCGGTGTGGGGCGTAGCCACATCGTCAGTTATGCCGAAGACGGCGCGCTGCTCACCGAGCTGTTCACCCGTGACGGTGGCGGTACGTTGGTGGCGCAGGAGCAATTCGAATTGGTGCGTGAAGCGGCCATTGAAGACGTTGGCGGCTTGATGGACCTGATTACGCCACTGGAAGAGCAGGGGATTCTAGTGCGTCGCTCCCGGGAAGTGTTGGAGCGTGAAATTGAGCAATTCAGCGTGGTTGAACGCGAAGGGTTGATCATTGCCTGTGCGGCGCTGTATCAGATTGCCGATTCGGATGCTGGCGAGCTGGCATGCCTGGCGGTCAATCCGGAATACCGACATGGCGGCCGTGGGGATGAGCTGCTCGAACGCATCGAAACCCGCGCCCGTGAAAAAGGTTTGAAGACGCTGTTCGTCCTCACCACCCGCACCGCTCACTGGTTCCGCGAGCGCGGCTTCGAACCAAGCAGCGTCGACCGCCTGCCAGCAGCGCGTGCGTCGCTGTATAACTTCCAGCGTAATTCGAAGATTTTCGAAAAGGCGTTGTAA